The nucleotide window AAGCAGAATCTTCTTTCGCAATGGCACAATTTCTTGgtttgggtgagcaagaggttaacaactAACTGCCCgataaaaaagattaaaaggtcttccatttcctttatttttggaGTCATGAACCGTATTAGTGTCAACAATGACAATGATGCATCCTTTAACCTAAGTATCATAACCACCACTTAAGATCTGAGGCATAACGCCCATGAGAATAAAACTAAAGATCTACATCTTTACATGCTCCTAACTCAACCAGTTACACTGTGCCCGTTAAGTCACATTTTTACTCTTGTTGCCGTTAGAGAAAAAAGCTTATAATATTTATAAGAAACATAGTGAGACCTCCAAGCAACAACTTGTTGCTTGTTCGGATATGGAAACTACAAAACATTGCCCCCAAACGCAATCAATTCACTACATTTCAAGCTTGGCTCCGAAGGAACGGGTACGTTCACCTCCAAATGAAGTGCATTATTACCATTTCGACTATATCTTTGGGGGATTatctttgaaaaaaatgtgcCTTTGAAAAGAATGTTTATGCATTACTACATCGGTTGCAAGTCTCATATTTTGAAGCCTATGGGGCGCAATCTGGTAGCGAGTTAACAGTGCATTgctagttcgattctcatagACGTTACTCTTTTGTATCTTATATAGGTAGAGCATGTACCAAGCTGAAAAGGTACATTATCTTTACATCATACAGCGAAGCGACCCTAAACCTAGGAGGCATTGGGAATGGGCAGGGCTTTGGCCCTCTTCTCTGAGCAGTGAGTCGCTGTTCACCTACAAatctcatattttggaaatatgtGATCCATCTTGACAAAATAAGTTGATTAAGAATGTAAACTAATCATGAACATCCGCTTCCAAGCTCAGTCTCTTTTGTTAACTAAAGTGTGTCCCCAATAAATTCAAGATGAGTTTTGCCTGGTCTTATTTGGTCCTACACCCCTTCTTGAACCGTCCCACTTGCATTTAGACACTGGTTGTGTTTGTCCTGATCAAGCAGGCCGGTAGGGTAGCTTTGGCCATTGCACCAGGGGAATCAAATTCCACaggttggatttttttttcttattctttacTTTCATTTTGGTAACACAAAGAGGAACGGGAACTCGGTAACATGTACATCTTACATCAAATAGTCTTCATGTCAAAGATTAGCATCCAAATTTAAGTATGCTCCtatttgtattcttttttagaaaaaggCGATTTGGATGTAGGGTTGGCTCATATAATTTTGATATCTAATTAACACggaaaaatctaaagaaaaaattcggatgaaattttataaagcaTTGAACTTATATATAACAGTGGAGATTCGATTGTAGGTATATGTACAAAACAAACTGTTTTAAAAGAGTCCAAAATACCTCTCAAATGGTATAAGAAGTCTGGTTTGAGGTCTTTTGTCAGCATCGAGTGACCATGGTTGGTTGGAGATCCATATGGCCAgagaattttatatatatatatatatataaaaagagagagagagaaagagagagagagagagagaggggcaaaGATTTAGCTGTACCAACAACAAGGAAGATCAATCTCACTTGTTTACGTCTTGATTGGACGGGCCGGCCTTCTCTTTGCCTTGAATTTTGTGTACAATCGATGAATTAGAATGTAAGAGGTGGTGGTTGGGTACTTGTACCCAGCAAGTAGGACCAGACTTCATGATTGGGTTGGGGACTTCAGTTTGGACAATGGCTTAGATCCATTTGATATGCTCGTTGCTGGTTGAGGATCAGAAGGACGTGGACTCGTAATTGGAGACTCCAATCAACTCCTGAATGCCACAGAGTCGAAAGGGAAGTTGTCGCACGTTTGAAACAGATGGTGCTTCTTTGTCTCATACGCTCTTTGTCGTGAACTAACTAAAAGGGCGTGGAAAGGAAATCGTTTCCGGTGCTGCCCCTTTTTTGAGGAGAATGTGTGCGCAAGGTATTTTGCCCACCACTGGGGCTTCCTTGAAGCTCAACCTCTCTATGTTAAAGAAAGAGGAATAGGAACGATGGTGAGAGGAAAGAAACCGTATTTCTCATTGTATTTCTATGAACCATTTACAAGGTATATATAGGGGCAATTGGATAAGAATAGAGAAGCGATCCTATCCCTGATTTCTGCTCATACAAGATCATCATTCCTAATTCGTTGTGATTTCTCAATCTGCAACGTCTAACAACTCATCCTCTTGATTAGGGCGATCTCTGATTCCTTGATTTTGGGCAATCTCTGATTCCTTGATTTTGGGCGATCTTCTTCGATTGTTACAGGAAGTAAcgttcaacactccccctcaagttggtgctcCAGGATCGATGAGACCCAACTTGCATCTGAATTTTACAAACGAATCTTTTCCCAATGCCTTAGTAAAAATGTCTGCAGTTTGATTTTCAGTGTCAATTTGCTTAGTACAAATTTCCTTTCTTTGGATCTTCTCTCGAATGACATGGCAGTCGATTTCAATATGTTTCGTTCTTTCGTGAAACACCGGATTTGCAGATATGTGTAttgctgcttgattgtcacaatgtaGTTCCATTGGTTGATGAAGAATAATTCCAAAATCATTAAGAATGTACTTTATCCAAGTCATCTCACAAGAAGTCaaagccattgctctatattcggCTTCTGCTGAAGACCTTGAAACAGTTGtttgtttcttaactttccaAGATATTGGACTTTCtccaataaaaatgcaaaaacctGAAGTGGATCTCCTTGTCATTGGGCAAGAtgcccaatctgaatcacaaaAGGCTTTGACTATCATGTCACTATGAGATGATAAGAAGACCCCATAACTTGCTGTAGATTTGATGTAGCGAAGGATTCTGAAAGCTGCCTCTAAGTGCGTTGTTCTTGGTTGCGACATGAACTGACTCAACATGTGAACACTGTGCATAATATCAGGTCGTGTAATGGTTAGATAGACCAAATGACCAATTATTTTCCTGAAAAAGGTGGGATCTTGTAATAGTTGCCCTTTTTCATCATCCAACTTTAAATGTTGCTCCATAGGCGTTTCACTAGGTTTGGCACCACTATATCCTGCTTCATGTAAGATATCCAGTGTGTACTTTTTTTGGGATAAAAAAATCCTTTTCTTGGATCGGGCTActtcaatacccaagaaatattttaaatctcCCAAATCCTTCAATTGAAATTTGTTATTGAGGATGACTTTCAGTTTCTTAATGGCATCACGATTGTCTCCCGCAAtgattatatcatcaacatacacaatgATGAAAATACTGTCTTGTTTATTGATATTGAAGAACAAGGAATAATCAGCCTTAGATTGAGAGAAGCCAAGGTGTTTGAGAGTCTCTGATAGTTTAAAAAACCAGTTGCGAGATGACTGTTTGAGACCATATAAAGATTTGTTTAGCCGACACACCTTGTTCTCCCCCTGTCGGGTAAACCCGGGAGGCAGTGTCATGTAGACTTCTTCATGTAGATCACCATGGAGGAAGGCATTGTTGACATCAATTTGAGAAAGACTCCAACCTTTGATGGCTGCAACTGATAAAAGACATCGAATAGTGGTGATTTTAGCAACTGGAGAAAATGTCTCTGTGTAATCAATGCCTTCggtttgagtataccctttagCAACGAGTCGAGCCTTATAACGTTCAATAGTACCATTGGCATGATACTTGATTTTATAGACCCATCGGCAGCCAATAGGGTGTTTGCCTGGTGGGAGAGAAACAATATCCCAAGTTGAGTTGGCTTCTAGTGCCCGAATTTCAGCTGCCATAGCGTCTCTCCATTCTTGATGTTGCATTGCCTCTTGGAAAGTGGACGGCTCATGGTGATTGAGGATAGATGTAAGGAAAGCTTGATAAGTAGGAGAAAACTTGTCTAAATGAAGGTAGTGACAAAGGGGGTACCTTGTTCCTTTAGGTTGCATATGTGCCGACGTCGATGCAGAAGATGTAGGCTGGGTGATGGAATTACATTGATATTCCTTAAAGTGTGAAGGTGGAACGCGCCGTCTAGTTGATCGCCGCAATTGAGTGTCAGAGGAATCAATGTGGGGGGTAACAGTATCAACGATGTTAGGTTGATGGTGATTTGATGGTGGTGCCGGTGGTGAGTGTGTAGGTGATTGAGGTGGAGGAGGTTGTGGTGGGCTGGTTGGGGAAGGTTGTGGTACATAATCAAGTGATTCTTGAGATGGTAGAGGTATAACAACTTCACTATCTTGGACTTGGtggttttgaaaaggaaatgtattTTCTATAAACTTAACATCTTGACTAGTGAAAATTTCATTGGTGTCAAGATCGTAGAGTTTATAGGCATGTTGACCATAAGGGTATCCGACAAAGACACACTTACGTGATCGTGAGTCAAATTTATGAGCTTTGCCAATGTTATATGCATAACACAGGCAACCAAAAACACGAATGTGATTATATTTGGGAGTTTGTCCATAAAGAACTTCATAGGGGGTTTTTTCTTGTAAAGGATGAGTAGGCAAACGATTGAGTAAATAAGCAGCAGTTAAAACACATTCCCCCCAAAATTTTATAGGCAAGCATGCTTGAAAACGAAGGGCACGAgcaatatttaaaatatctttgtGTTTGCGTTCAACCACTCTATTTTGTTGAGGAGTGGCGACACAAGAATGTTGACGCTCGATGCCTTTATGatgtaaaaaattttccatatttgcagaaaaaaattcagCTCCATTATCACTTCGGATTTTTTTAATGGaggtttgaaattgattttctactaaattgataaatttttgaatataaaagaaTGCCTCAGATTTATAACGCATGAGAAAAACCCATGTGCAACGTGAGAAATCATCCACAACAGTGAGGAAATAATGAGCGCCAGATAGTGAAGGTGTATTGTAacctccccaaatatcacaatgaatcaattgaaatatGCTAGTGGTGGATATTGAACTATTAGAAAAAGGTAAACGAGTTTGTTTGGCAAGATAACATATGGAGCAATGCTCATTAACATGAGAGGAATCAATGAAACTAAACAAGGACtttaagggagcaaatgaaggGTGACCGAGTCTAACATGCCATAGAACAGATTGGTTTGGTGAGGCAGCGGCGGCGCGTGGTTCTTCATCCTTAAGGATATACAAGCCATTCTGCATTCTACCCTTCCCAATCGTCTTCATCGAGCGTCGGTCCTGAATGGTACAAGAATGagtataaaaaataacttgacaatTGTTTTGAGCAACCAACTTGGACACAGATAAAAGGTTACAAGAAAAGGTGGGAACATATAAGACATGATGTAATGTAATAGAAGAATTTAAATACAACTGACCAACATGGGTAACTGGAGTGGTGGAACCATTAGGGAGCTTAACAGGATTAGATTGAGCTAAAGAAGGGGAAATGAGGTTAGACAAACAATTAGTAATATGGTGTGTAGCTCCGGTATCAATTATCCATACTTGAGAGGAAGCTAAGCAAACAATGGGTGACTCTAACATACCTGCCAGGTTGACTTTGGGTGTTTTGGAATTTATGAATTCCATAAACTGATGATATAGTTCTGGTGTGAGGGGAGGCGACTGCTCTTGAGACTTTGTGGATGGAGGAATTGACAATGCATCATTGGTAGAATGAAGGTTTGCTTGAGGCTGTTGTCGTTGGCCATTAGAAGTGCTCTTCTTGGGAAAACCGTGAAGGAGGTAGCAGCGAGCCTTAATATGCCCAAGTCGCCCACAGTGTTCACATTGAGGTCTGGTTCGACTCTTAAAGCGGTTGTTGTCATGATTCTGTTTCTTCACAATAGCTGCTGAAATGTTGTCAGATTGTAGGGGAACATGGAGATCACGTTGGCATTCCTCTTGAACCAGCAGGGCGTAAGCTTTGGACGTGTTGGGGATAGGATCCATGAGTAAGATCTGGCTACGAATCGCTCCATAGCTCTCATTCAGCCCCATCAAGAACTGAATTAATCTGTCATGTTCTTGAATGTCATGTGCTTTCCTCATGGCTCCACATTCACAAGTGGGAAGAGTGACAAGCGAATCATACTCATCCCAACGGCCCTTGATTTGAGTGTAATACGTACTAATGGAAGATTGTCCCTGCTTGCAGTTAATAATCTGTTGTTGGATTTGATAAAGACGTGGAGCATTTGACCGGGTGAATCTAGTCTTTAATTCATGCCAAACGTCTGCAGCGTTTGTGGCATAAACGACTGTTGAAGTCAGTGACTTGTGAAGAGAATTCAGCAGCCAAGAAAGTACCATGTTGTTGGATCTCTCCCAAGAAACAATGAGAGAGTGGAGACCCGTGGGTTTCGGAATAGAACCATCAACAAAACCCATCTTATTTTTGGCTAAAAGGGCCATGGTCATGGCTCTTATCCACGTTTCATAATTATCTCCAGTGAGCTGTTGGGATACAAGACACGTACCAGGATTGTCTGAATGATGAAGAAAGAATGGACTATCTTCTTGAGTGGTTGATGACATAGAATTACCTGAAGTTCCATGAAAATCTGCCATGATGTGGCACAAAAATAATTAACCGAATGCTTGTAAGAAGATCCCTTCACAGGTCTCCAGAGGACACGGCAAGAGAAAAACGCCCCAAATCTGACAACGACCGGAGTTTTCGTTGTAAGTTGTGCCCAGATTTTGTCTTAAGGAAGGCACAAGGCGAAAACAGGGGTGCAGAGTCGGTGTTCTGTTTGCACGCCCACCACCGgagtagtaaaaaaaaaaacgaagaaggCGCTTGAGCCGCTCGTTCGCGACAGCAGTGGCGATGCAGCAGAGAGCGCTTGCTGGAACAGGAGGAGACGCTCGAGCGGGCGCTTCGTGCGGGAGCGGGTCGAGCGGATGATGCAGCAGAGAGCGCTCGCTGGCGATGCAGGAAGAGTCGCTCGAGCGGGCGCTTCGTGCGGGAGTGGCTCGAGCGGACGATGCAAAAGCTTGCTCGAGAGGACGATGCTCGAGCGAGGAGCGGAAGCGGGAGCAGGGAGCAGCTCGAGGGGGCGTTTCGAGCGGGAGCAGCTCGAGCTAGCGATGCAGCAGCTTGCTCGAGCGGGCGATGCAGGGGCTTGCTTAATGAACAGGCGCTCAAAGTAGAGAGCGGGCGATGCTGGAACAGGTGGGAAGCTAGGAGGACGATGCAGGAGAGGGATAAAGCAGATCTCTTTTATTCCTCCGACAAAAGCTGGgttttccccaaaaaaacaGAGTGGATCAAGACAGCCTCTGCTGCTTGTGAGCAGGATCATCCATGACCAACAGAGAAAGAGTCAGGTCCGACGGATGAAGAAGAACGGCGAGCGGCAGCAAGAAGGTAGGCGGCA belongs to Nymphaea colorata isolate Beijing-Zhang1983 chromosome 13, ASM883128v2, whole genome shotgun sequence and includes:
- the LOC116267043 gene encoding uncharacterized protein LOC116267043, which gives rise to MTMALLAKNKMGFVDGSIPKPTGLHSLIVSWERSNNMVLSWLLNSLHKSLTSTVVYATNAADVWHELKTRFTRSNAPRLYQIQQQIINCKQGQSSISTYYTQIKGRWDEYDSLVTLPTCECGAMRKAHDIQEHDRLIQFLMGLNESYGAIRSQILLMDPIPNTSKAYALLVQEECQRDLHVPLQSDNISAAIVKKQNHDNNRFKSRTRPQCEHCGRLGHIKARCYLLHGFPKKSTSNGQRQQPQANLHSTNDALSIPPSTKSQEQSPPLTPELYHQFMEFINSKTPKVNLAAQSNPVKLPNGSTTPVTHVGPTLDEDDWEG